The proteins below come from a single Prolixibacter sp. NT017 genomic window:
- a CDS encoding porin — MKRLRLLTLLLFVAVAVQAQENKGPQLNGYIQTRFSSNLNTTSEFMVRRAKLWLKGEVPTANFISYKMQVVYRSYKDQNFIFQDALADIHLKGDGLFRLGRFVPDFMMQRMQPDYQIPVLERASVINALNMNPKYGARMIGLEYLYSQPDQPWHASVGLFNGNADKPGHNSNSLLVTSRINRKFNFTDKSDITLGGSVAYRNITKMSLPTIYTADSLLSGNDFRWGTEALLHCNHFHLQAEYIQALLNSDKADGYYLLGWYDFNTHYQLTAFTEKYTDLNSATSDQPWYGLGFNYLITEKTKLMADFKCSDLNQNPVYSANIQLQLLFR, encoded by the coding sequence ATGAAGAGATTGAGATTATTAACATTGCTCCTATTCGTTGCTGTGGCCGTTCAGGCACAGGAAAACAAGGGTCCTCAGCTAAACGGCTACATACAAACCCGGTTTTCGAGCAATCTGAATACCACTTCGGAATTCATGGTTCGACGGGCTAAACTGTGGCTCAAAGGCGAGGTGCCGACTGCCAATTTCATTAGTTATAAGATGCAGGTGGTTTATCGCTCGTACAAGGACCAGAATTTCATTTTCCAGGATGCGTTGGCGGATATTCATCTAAAAGGAGACGGGCTGTTCCGGCTCGGACGGTTTGTGCCGGACTTCATGATGCAACGCATGCAGCCCGATTACCAAATTCCTGTTTTGGAGCGGGCATCTGTCATCAATGCATTGAATATGAACCCGAAGTACGGAGCCCGAATGATTGGACTCGAATACCTTTACAGCCAACCCGATCAACCGTGGCATGCCAGTGTTGGGTTGTTCAATGGAAACGCGGACAAACCCGGGCATAACAGCAACTCACTGCTGGTTACATCGCGTATAAACCGGAAATTCAATTTTACTGACAAATCCGATATTACTTTGGGCGGTTCGGTCGCCTACCGGAACATCACCAAAATGAGCCTGCCAACGATTTACACCGCTGACTCACTCCTTTCCGGAAACGATTTCCGCTGGGGTACAGAAGCCTTGCTCCATTGCAACCATTTCCATCTGCAGGCCGAATATATTCAGGCATTATTGAACAGTGACAAAGCAGACGGTTACTATCTGCTGGGCTGGTACGATTTCAATACTCATTACCAACTCACCGCTTTTACCGAAAAATACACGGACCTGAATTCCGCAACATCGGATCAGCCCTGGTATGGATTGGGATTCAACTATCTCATTACAGAAAAAACAAAACTGATGGCCGATTTTAAATGCAGCGATCTGAATCAGAATCCGGTTTATTCGGCCAATATCCAACTGCAGTTACTCTTTCGATAG
- a CDS encoding sulfite exporter TauE/SafE family protein, with translation MLYGIVFFIIAVASFIFAMLGLGGGMVYVPVLNWAGFDMVSVAIPLGLLLNGLNTGLVLIPFARKKMVDWKGGAVMAVTALVASPLGAMTSDKVPVATLKILFAIMVVAAAIRMIYASKMAEPDEMMSMKKRSIIGFFVGGFAGFVGGMLGLGGGFIIAPILMMMGYKTKEAAATTAFVVTFSSISGYLGHVSQGHMNWPLTIIVVIAVIIGSQLGGRYMTQKAKSKQVKVIYAIVLLIIAAKMVYGVIH, from the coding sequence ATGTTGTACGGAATCGTTTTTTTCATCATCGCGGTAGCATCATTCATCTTTGCCATGCTGGGTCTTGGCGGAGGAATGGTGTACGTACCGGTCCTAAATTGGGCTGGTTTTGATATGGTTTCTGTGGCCATTCCGCTCGGTTTGCTGTTGAATGGCTTAAACACTGGTTTGGTCCTTATTCCGTTTGCACGGAAAAAGATGGTTGACTGGAAAGGCGGCGCCGTTATGGCTGTTACAGCTTTAGTCGCCTCGCCGCTGGGAGCCATGACCAGCGACAAAGTTCCGGTAGCTACGTTAAAAATCCTGTTTGCCATCATGGTTGTCGCGGCAGCTATTCGTATGATATACGCCTCCAAGATGGCTGAGCCGGACGAGATGATGTCCATGAAGAAGCGAAGCATCATCGGGTTCTTTGTCGGCGGTTTTGCCGGTTTCGTTGGCGGAATGCTCGGGCTGGGCGGCGGATTCATCATTGCCCCCATCCTTATGATGATGGGCTACAAAACCAAAGAAGCGGCAGCTACCACCGCGTTTGTCGTCACATTCTCTTCCATATCGGGATACCTGGGCCATGTTTCACAGGGACACATGAATTGGCCATTGACCATCATTGTCGTCATCGCCGTTATTATCGGCTCTCAACTAGGAGGACGGTATATGACGCAAAAGGCCAAATCGAAACAGGTAAAGGTAATTTATGCCATCGTTTTGCTGATAATTGCCGCTAAAATGGTGTACGGCGTCATCCATTAA
- a CDS encoding TetR/AcrR family transcriptional regulator, with amino-acid sequence MITYIKVMERQNSETRQGQIKQAVLDIIYTDGLKNLSTRNLAKRIGMSEGAIFRHFATKQDIILSIINDVQTDFIGQLRKIATSSLEPEERLQKFICSTVQYLTDNKGITMLLFSEASHNNDEQLKSTLRQIFNNQKSLVNKIFLDGITEGTWDEEIPVENLAMLYMGIPVSLNIELILNRGESQVDNFCKKMLSLMLKLLKR; translated from the coding sequence GTGATTACTTACATCAAAGTCATGGAACGGCAAAATAGCGAAACAAGGCAAGGCCAAATCAAACAGGCAGTACTCGACATCATCTACACCGATGGTCTGAAGAACCTGTCGACACGCAATCTGGCCAAGCGTATTGGCATGAGCGAAGGTGCCATCTTCCGCCATTTTGCTACCAAGCAGGATATCATACTGTCGATTATCAACGATGTACAGACCGATTTCATAGGGCAGTTGCGAAAAATTGCTACATCTTCGCTGGAGCCGGAAGAACGTTTGCAAAAGTTCATTTGCTCGACAGTCCAATACCTGACGGACAACAAAGGAATTACCATGCTTCTCTTTTCTGAAGCATCACACAATAACGACGAGCAACTGAAATCAACACTTCGTCAAATCTTCAATAACCAAAAATCACTGGTTAACAAAATCTTTCTTGACGGAATTACCGAAGGAACCTGGGATGAAGAGATACCCGTTGAGAATCTCGCTATGCTATACATGGGCATTCCGGTATCACTAAACATTGAGCTGATACTCAACCGGGGAGAATCACAGGTTGACAATTTCTGCAAGAAGATGCTGAGTCTTATGCTTAAATTACTGAAGCGATAA
- a CDS encoding permease → MREKVIALNRNMHGWLFPAILLPLWIVLYWQLKHVADFFIDDVLGMATGKHLTETLRFFIFEVPKVLLLLVLIIFVVGILRTYFTPEKTRKILEGKSLFTGNILASLLGIVTPFCSCSAIPLFLGFVETGVPLGVTFSFLIAAPMINEVALVLLIGMFGWKVALIYVGTGLIIAILAGWILGKLGLEKYVAEWVYEVKAGHNEDAEGRVHFQERIQSGYEAVKEIVGKIWIYILVGIAVGAGAHGYVPENFLGSLLGNQNWYGVPVAILLGVPMYSNAAGIIPIVSVLLEKGVSLGTALAFMMSVIALSLPEIIILKKVLKWQLISVFVGIVTVGILIVGFVFNHVM, encoded by the coding sequence ATGAGAGAAAAAGTAATTGCACTGAACCGAAATATGCATGGCTGGTTGTTTCCGGCGATTCTGTTACCACTATGGATTGTTCTTTACTGGCAGCTGAAGCACGTAGCCGATTTTTTCATCGATGATGTGTTGGGAATGGCAACCGGTAAGCATCTGACAGAAACCCTTCGTTTTTTCATCTTCGAGGTGCCCAAGGTGCTGTTATTACTTGTACTCATCATCTTTGTAGTTGGCATTCTTAGAACGTATTTCACACCGGAGAAAACAAGAAAAATACTGGAGGGAAAATCCTTGTTTACCGGTAACATTCTGGCTTCACTGCTGGGAATCGTTACTCCTTTTTGCTCCTGCTCCGCGATTCCGCTGTTTCTGGGCTTTGTAGAAACGGGTGTTCCGCTGGGCGTCACCTTCTCATTCCTCATTGCTGCCCCGATGATTAACGAAGTAGCACTCGTACTGTTGATTGGAATGTTTGGCTGGAAAGTAGCGCTCATCTACGTAGGAACCGGCCTTATCATTGCCATCCTGGCGGGTTGGATATTAGGAAAACTGGGATTGGAAAAGTATGTGGCGGAATGGGTTTATGAAGTAAAAGCCGGCCACAACGAAGATGCAGAAGGACGAGTACACTTTCAGGAAAGAATACAATCGGGGTACGAAGCAGTAAAGGAGATTGTAGGAAAAATTTGGATTTACATTCTCGTCGGTATTGCTGTCGGAGCCGGTGCTCACGGCTATGTACCCGAAAACTTTCTCGGTTCCCTGTTGGGCAACCAAAACTGGTATGGCGTTCCGGTGGCCATTTTACTTGGTGTCCCGATGTACTCCAATGCAGCCGGAATCATTCCCATTGTCAGTGTGCTTTTGGAGAAAGGCGTCTCTCTCGGTACAGCACTCGCTTTTATGATGTCGGTCATTGCTCTTTCCCTGCCGGAGATCATCATTCTGAAAAAAGTGCTTAAATGGCAATTGATTTCAGTTTTTGTCGGCATTGTTACCGTCGGCATACTCATCGTCGGATTCGTCTTCAATCATGTGATGTAA
- a CDS encoding aromatic aminobenezylarsenical efflux permease ArsG family transporter — protein sequence MEEFLSSLLESSSLPVVTALILGLMTAISPCPLATNITAIGFIGKDLENRKRVFYNGLVYTLGRAVGYTDLAFIIFLGADQLALSGSFQRYGEKIIGPLLILIGLFMLDILKIKFPGMEKLTRHFEEKGNKTYWDVLLLGVLFALAFCPYSGVLYFGMLIPLTISSASGLYLPVVFAIATGIPVIIFAWLIAFAISGVGTLYNRLKVFEIWFRRVISVVFIGVGFYYVMTVYF from the coding sequence ATGGAAGAATTTCTGAGCAGTCTTTTGGAAAGTAGCTCACTTCCGGTTGTTACGGCATTGATCCTGGGATTGATGACGGCTATCAGTCCCTGCCCGCTGGCCACCAATATTACCGCCATCGGGTTTATTGGCAAGGATCTGGAGAACCGGAAGAGGGTATTTTATAATGGACTGGTCTATACGCTGGGTAGAGCCGTCGGTTACACCGACCTGGCTTTCATCATTTTTTTGGGAGCTGACCAATTGGCCCTTTCGGGATCTTTCCAACGCTACGGCGAGAAAATAATTGGCCCGTTGTTGATTTTGATTGGCCTGTTCATGCTGGATATTCTGAAAATAAAATTCCCCGGAATGGAAAAGCTAACCCGGCATTTCGAGGAAAAAGGCAACAAAACCTACTGGGATGTTCTCCTGCTCGGTGTTTTGTTTGCGCTGGCTTTCTGCCCTTACAGCGGTGTACTGTACTTTGGCATGCTCATCCCGTTGACCATTAGTAGTGCTTCCGGACTGTATCTTCCGGTCGTTTTTGCCATTGCCACCGGCATACCTGTCATCATTTTTGCCTGGCTCATAGCCTTTGCCATTTCGGGAGTCGGCACCTTGTATAACCGGCTAAAAGTTTTCGAAATTTGGTTTCGGCGGGTTATTTCGGTCGTATTCATCGGGGTCGGTTTCTATTATGTGATGACGGTTTACTTTTAG
- a CDS encoding nitrophenyl compound nitroreductase subunit ArsF family protein, with translation MKSPKIAFVALLVFIAGTFTFSQTSANTSKAPEKQAKVNVYYFHFNVRCATCRAVESEAQADVKELFGNDVSFASYNLDEKAGEAKGKELGVSGQTLLIVKGNQQFNITTEGFMYARTNPKKFRQIIEEKIKPLL, from the coding sequence ATGAAATCACCGAAAATTGCATTCGTTGCTTTGCTTGTATTCATAGCAGGGACCTTCACCTTTTCCCAAACATCAGCCAATACGTCCAAAGCACCGGAAAAACAAGCCAAAGTAAATGTCTATTATTTTCATTTCAATGTGCGCTGTGCTACTTGCCGTGCGGTCGAATCGGAAGCACAAGCTGACGTGAAGGAACTGTTTGGCAACGACGTCAGTTTCGCTTCCTATAACCTGGATGAAAAAGCCGGTGAAGCAAAAGGTAAAGAGCTGGGTGTTTCAGGCCAGACACTTCTAATTGTAAAAGGAAACCAGCAATTCAATATCACGACCGAAGGTTTTATGTATGCCCGGACCAATCCGAAAAAGTTCCGGCAGATTATCGAGGAAAAGATTAAACCGTTGCTATAG
- a CDS encoding thioredoxin family protein — MDIRVLGTGCPKCRALEKATNDAVAEAGLNATVSKVEDIVEIMKMGVMTTPALVVDGKVVVKGKVPSVKELKKLLIQKH; from the coding sequence ATGGACATTAGAGTCCTGGGAACGGGTTGCCCCAAATGTCGGGCGCTGGAAAAAGCAACCAATGACGCCGTGGCGGAAGCCGGATTGAATGCTACAGTCTCCAAAGTGGAAGATATCGTGGAGATTATGAAAATGGGCGTTATGACAACACCGGCACTGGTGGTTGATGGAAAAGTGGTCGTAAAAGGGAAAGTACCGTCGGTTAAGGAACTGAAAAAGCTACTAATCCAAAAACACTAA
- a CDS encoding helix-turn-helix transcriptional regulator: MKENMIKDIFTEEQHRLARVAKALGHPVRIYILDLLSRQSCCYSGDLSEELPIAKSTLSQHLKELKDAGLIQGEIEAPKIKYCLNREKWSEAKILFEKFWNE, from the coding sequence ATGAAGGAGAACATGATCAAAGATATTTTTACGGAAGAGCAGCACCGGTTGGCACGCGTCGCCAAAGCTCTCGGGCATCCGGTACGCATTTATATACTCGACCTGCTATCGCGCCAATCGTGCTGTTACAGCGGTGATCTTTCAGAAGAGCTTCCCATCGCCAAGTCTACCCTCTCCCAGCATCTCAAGGAACTGAAAGACGCCGGTCTCATCCAGGGAGAAATCGAAGCGCCCAAGATCAAATACTGCCTGAACCGCGAAAAATGGTCCGAAGCGAAAATCCTGTTTGAAAAGTTTTGGAATGAATAA
- a CDS encoding mechanosensitive ion channel family protein, producing MFDNNYLNALVLLAGLVVGFFGAHLVIRLVKRRLNEKKDAGWIQTLTRITRPLTFLAALLVLLSVQPLMDMGKKLPFDLQHVYTLLTIFLVTWLIINAIRSIRSILLRRYNLDTKDNLKARKMHTQLRVFERLLIAIVLVIAIGIALMSFDKIHKLGVSLLASAGIAGIIIGFAAQKSIGLILAGFQIAITQPIRLEDVVIVENEWGWIEEITLTYVVVRIWDKRRLILPISYFIEKPFQNWTRTTAEILGTVFIYVDYRFPVDKMREALTEILNDTDLWDGQVNVLQVTDAKEHTLELRALVSASDSPTAWDLRVLVREKLVEFVQKNYPEYLPQTRVLFPEQKINPEKEPEAGEEKS from the coding sequence ATGTTCGATAATAATTACCTGAATGCGTTGGTGTTGCTTGCTGGCCTGGTTGTTGGTTTTTTCGGTGCTCACCTTGTTATTCGCCTGGTTAAACGCCGGTTGAATGAGAAGAAAGATGCCGGATGGATTCAAACGCTGACCCGTATCACCCGTCCGCTGACCTTTTTGGCGGCTTTGTTAGTGCTGTTGTCCGTTCAGCCTCTGATGGATATGGGAAAGAAACTACCTTTCGATTTGCAGCACGTTTATACGTTACTTACCATATTTCTGGTTACGTGGCTCATCATCAACGCCATCCGAAGTATTCGCTCGATATTGCTTCGCCGCTATAACCTGGACACGAAGGACAACCTGAAGGCAAGGAAAATGCATACGCAGCTCCGGGTTTTCGAACGTCTGCTTATCGCCATTGTGCTGGTGATTGCCATCGGCATCGCTTTGATGAGTTTCGACAAGATTCACAAACTGGGTGTCAGTTTGCTGGCCTCCGCCGGAATAGCAGGAATTATTATTGGTTTTGCAGCGCAGAAAAGTATTGGTCTGATACTGGCTGGTTTCCAGATTGCCATTACGCAGCCTATCCGCTTGGAAGATGTGGTGATTGTAGAAAATGAGTGGGGCTGGATTGAGGAGATTACCCTGACCTATGTGGTGGTTCGTATTTGGGATAAAAGGCGTCTCATTCTTCCGATTAGCTATTTCATCGAGAAGCCGTTTCAAAACTGGACGCGGACAACGGCTGAAATTCTGGGTACGGTTTTCATTTATGTCGATTATCGTTTTCCTGTCGATAAAATGCGGGAGGCGCTGACTGAAATTCTGAACGATACCGATTTATGGGACGGACAAGTGAACGTGCTCCAGGTGACCGATGCGAAAGAGCATACGCTGGAATTACGTGCGCTGGTCAGTGCTTCCGATTCACCAACAGCCTGGGATTTGCGTGTACTGGTCAGAGAAAAACTGGTAGAATTTGTCCAAAAGAACTATCCTGAATATCTTCCGCAAACGCGTGTTCTGTTTCCGGAACAAAAGATAAATCCGGAAAAGGAACCTGAAGCCGGAGAGGAAAAATCCTGA
- a CDS encoding NAD-dependent deacylase, with translation MIDYLDKAARLIRESGYTVAFTGAGISVESGIPPFRGKNGLWSRYDPKVLDLDYFYSNPHDSWVKIKEIFYDFFGKAQPNPGHIALAGLEQKGWLESVITQNIDNLHQEAGSKTVWEFHGNSQWVVCPRCGARHFATEIDMSELPPRCHEDGSVLKPDFIFFGEGIPREAYDQSFAAARKAEVMLVIGTTGEVMPASMVPYEAARSGATIIEINPETTPFTNQITHIFLEGKAGEVLPELLQRVSQLIVD, from the coding sequence ATGATTGATTATCTCGACAAAGCGGCCCGGCTCATCCGAGAGTCGGGCTATACAGTGGCATTTACCGGAGCCGGCATTTCCGTGGAGAGTGGAATTCCTCCCTTTCGGGGGAAAAACGGGCTCTGGAGCCGTTACGATCCGAAAGTACTTGATTTGGACTATTTCTATTCGAATCCGCACGATTCGTGGGTGAAAATCAAAGAGATATTTTACGATTTCTTTGGGAAAGCCCAACCCAACCCCGGGCACATTGCCTTGGCCGGACTGGAACAAAAAGGCTGGCTCGAAAGTGTGATCACGCAAAACATCGATAATCTGCACCAGGAAGCGGGGAGCAAAACAGTTTGGGAGTTTCATGGTAATTCACAGTGGGTGGTTTGTCCGCGTTGTGGTGCCCGTCATTTTGCTACCGAGATTGATATGAGCGAACTTCCACCACGTTGTCACGAAGACGGTTCGGTTTTGAAACCTGACTTCATTTTCTTTGGGGAAGGTATTCCGCGCGAAGCGTACGATCAGTCGTTTGCAGCAGCTCGCAAAGCGGAAGTGATGTTGGTGATTGGCACGACCGGCGAGGTGATGCCGGCTTCGATGGTTCCCTACGAAGCGGCCCGAAGCGGAGCGACCATTATTGAGATCAATCCGGAAACAACGCCTTTTACCAACCAGATTACACACATTTTTCTGGAAGGGAAAGCAGGTGAGGTACTTCCAGAGTTGTTGCAACGGGTAAGTCAGTTGATAGTCGATTGA
- the fabG gene encoding 3-oxoacyl-[acyl-carrier-protein] reductase has translation MKLLEGKTAIVTGAARGIGKAIALRFAQEGCNIAFTDLVINEAAEATEKEIAALGVKAKGYASNAANYEETQTVVKQIAEDFGRIDILVNNAGITKDGALKRMTEDQWDAVIAVNLKSVFNFTKAVQPVMWKQASGSVINMSSVVGVSGNANQCNYSASKAGIIGFTKSAAKEMGLRGIRHNAVAPGFIITEMTGVLPEDVKKAWEAQIPMRRGGTPEDVANTCVFLASDLSSYVTGQVVNVCGGMNT, from the coding sequence ATGAAACTTTTAGAAGGAAAAACTGCCATTGTTACCGGTGCTGCCAGAGGAATCGGTAAAGCCATTGCACTGCGTTTTGCACAAGAGGGTTGCAACATTGCTTTTACCGATCTGGTAATCAACGAAGCGGCTGAAGCAACCGAAAAAGAGATTGCTGCTTTGGGTGTAAAAGCAAAAGGCTATGCATCCAACGCTGCCAATTACGAGGAAACTCAAACGGTTGTAAAGCAAATCGCTGAAGATTTTGGTCGCATTGATATTTTGGTCAACAATGCCGGAATCACGAAAGACGGTGCATTGAAAAGAATGACTGAAGATCAGTGGGACGCGGTAATCGCCGTGAATCTGAAATCGGTTTTCAACTTCACCAAAGCTGTTCAGCCGGTCATGTGGAAACAAGCTTCAGGTAGCGTTATCAACATGAGTTCAGTTGTTGGCGTTTCGGGAAATGCAAACCAGTGTAACTATTCTGCATCAAAAGCAGGAATCATCGGTTTCACTAAGTCAGCTGCCAAGGAGATGGGCTTACGGGGTATTCGCCACAATGCGGTTGCTCCCGGATTCATCATTACCGAAATGACCGGCGTACTTCCTGAAGACGTGAAAAAAGCATGGGAAGCACAAATCCCGATGCGTCGGGGCGGAACTCCGGAAGATGTAGCGAACACCTGCGTTTTCCTTGCATCCGATCTTTCTTCCTATGTAACCGGACAGGTGGTAAATGTTTGCGGTGGAATGAATACCTGA
- a CDS encoding PfkB family carbohydrate kinase → MKGLFLGLTTIDIHHIIDQFPTPDNKVKSPDAPDILVGGPATNAAVTYSHLGGRAHLVSAFGQNAFKSFLQEDLRKFNIEHHDLAAHLEEKPVIASVVTTSDSGDRTIFTNHPADYDISFDSRGLMEDNQFDFVLLDGFYIQKATEVACEARRRDIPVILDGGSWKDGLERLLPHVNYAICSEKFMPPWCNNKDELFRYLSEKGIHHVAVTRGGKPILYKDGFDVVELPVPEVEPVDTLGAGDIFHGAFAYYLHRLHDFVPALEKAAKIAAHSCQFAGTRVWMQ, encoded by the coding sequence ATGAAAGGCTTATTCTTAGGCTTGACCACGATAGATATTCATCACATTATTGATCAGTTTCCTACACCTGACAATAAAGTTAAATCGCCCGATGCACCCGATATTCTGGTAGGTGGCCCTGCTACGAATGCGGCTGTCACCTATTCTCACCTGGGAGGAAGAGCCCATCTGGTTTCCGCTTTTGGTCAAAATGCTTTCAAATCTTTTTTACAGGAAGATTTACGTAAGTTCAACATTGAACATCACGATTTGGCGGCTCATCTTGAAGAAAAGCCGGTTATAGCCTCGGTTGTAACAACATCAGACAGTGGTGATCGAACGATTTTCACCAACCATCCGGCCGACTATGATATCAGTTTCGATAGCCGTGGCTTGATGGAGGACAATCAGTTCGATTTTGTACTTCTCGATGGCTTTTACATTCAAAAAGCGACAGAGGTTGCCTGCGAAGCCCGGAGACGTGATATTCCCGTCATTTTGGATGGCGGAAGCTGGAAAGATGGTTTGGAACGACTGCTTCCGCATGTAAATTATGCCATCTGCTCCGAAAAATTTATGCCGCCGTGGTGTAACAATAAAGATGAGCTGTTTCGTTACCTGTCTGAGAAAGGAATTCACCACGTGGCTGTTACCCGGGGAGGGAAGCCTATTTTGTACAAAGATGGCTTTGATGTAGTGGAACTTCCTGTTCCTGAAGTCGAACCCGTCGATACGTTAGGGGCCGGAGATATTTTTCATGGTGCATTTGCTTACTACCTTCATCGTCTGCACGATTTTGTGCCTGCACTAGAAAAAGCGGCTAAAATTGCAGCACATTCCTGCCAGTTTGCCGGTACCCGGGTCTGGATGCAGTAA
- a CDS encoding SpoIIE family protein phosphatase has product MKNQNIAFHLSFYLLLAGFTLTMLIVAIGYRFTRDTILDGLADRAQTVTHTASLLVNDAVVHARKSAEIIESGTKQMNSAQEMEDLLQLVLKSNPHLEAVQLKENLNSSEEVDHFFYRKDSTIIGSDSDLPMCTQLQDWYHQVFVSGKAGWSDPFWVEGHKTQCIAYAIPFHVKKNGKEVPAIACSVMSLEDVYNELSGIQIYKSGFPILFSSKGKVVYHPQPAFLNENVDTLSHCFSLGDLSKIKRIISRGVGGRTLLNPACYGGRRATAVYWPVTENGWLMMVLVPYSELLGELRKVIILVMFLVLIGTGVMVSVTILLSRSVTTPITQLADEARRIMEEEGEPLEVVGNEFEVLAGGLAHMKQRMENYHARWVQSRRDQEELDRELDLARSIEMSIVPSRFPIFPDRKEFDCFGKLIPARSVGGDLFDVFFLDEDKLCISICDTLGKGIPAAMFSVMTRTLMRGIATANIQVGSIMERLNEELCSDAESDMFVTVFLSVLEISTGTFTYCNAGHPHPYLLRRDGAVEELQHSHGIPVGVMPRQTFDETKMVFKPGEMLITYTDGVTEEQNESGKMFGQDRLRYEIAQVGQVEPEAMVERILDSLLNFRGRLEQRDDTTLFAVKYFGNIGQDE; this is encoded by the coding sequence ATGAAAAATCAAAATATAGCTTTTCACCTAAGCTTCTATCTCTTACTGGCAGGGTTTACGCTAACCATGCTGATTGTAGCCATCGGTTACCGCTTTACCCGCGACACCATTCTAGACGGACTGGCCGACCGTGCCCAGACGGTCACACACACGGCTTCGTTGTTGGTAAACGATGCAGTTGTACATGCACGTAAATCTGCAGAAATCATTGAATCAGGCACTAAGCAGATGAATAGTGCGCAGGAGATGGAAGATCTGCTGCAGCTCGTTTTAAAGTCAAATCCTCATCTGGAAGCTGTCCAGCTGAAAGAAAATCTCAACAGTTCAGAAGAAGTTGACCATTTTTTTTACCGAAAAGACTCAACCATCATCGGCTCGGATAGTGACCTGCCAATGTGTACTCAGTTGCAGGACTGGTATCATCAGGTGTTTGTTTCCGGTAAGGCAGGTTGGTCCGACCCATTCTGGGTGGAGGGGCATAAAACACAATGTATTGCTTATGCTATTCCATTTCATGTGAAGAAAAACGGGAAGGAAGTACCAGCCATCGCTTGTTCGGTGATGTCATTGGAGGATGTTTACAACGAGTTATCCGGAATTCAAATTTACAAGAGTGGATTTCCCATTCTGTTTTCTTCGAAAGGGAAGGTGGTTTATCATCCGCAACCCGCTTTTCTGAATGAGAATGTCGATACACTGAGTCACTGTTTTTCTCTGGGCGACTTGAGTAAGATAAAACGAATTATTTCCCGTGGAGTGGGTGGAAGAACGTTGTTGAATCCTGCCTGCTACGGCGGAAGACGTGCCACGGCCGTTTATTGGCCGGTAACCGAGAACGGTTGGTTGATGATGGTGTTGGTTCCTTATTCCGAATTATTGGGAGAGTTGCGGAAGGTAATTATACTGGTAATGTTTCTTGTTTTAATAGGAACCGGAGTGATGGTATCGGTAACTATTCTGCTTTCCCGCTCGGTAACAACTCCCATCACGCAGTTGGCCGACGAAGCGCGCCGAATTATGGAGGAGGAAGGTGAGCCGCTGGAAGTTGTCGGAAACGAGTTTGAGGTGCTGGCGGGAGGTCTGGCACATATGAAACAGCGGATGGAGAACTACCATGCCCGGTGGGTTCAGAGCCGCCGCGACCAGGAAGAGTTGGACCGGGAGCTGGATTTGGCTCGTTCTATCGAGATGAGTATTGTGCCCTCGCGCTTCCCGATTTTTCCCGACAGGAAAGAATTCGATTGCTTCGGAAAACTTATTCCGGCCCGCTCGGTTGGAGGCGACTTGTTCGATGTCTTTTTCCTGGATGAAGATAAACTTTGCATTTCCATTTGTGACACGCTGGGAAAAGGCATTCCGGCGGCCATGTTCTCAGTAATGACCCGGACGCTGATGCGTGGAATTGCCACGGCCAATATTCAGGTCGGGAGTATCATGGAGCGTCTGAACGAAGAGTTGTGTTCTGATGCTGAATCAGATATGTTTGTTACGGTTTTTCTTTCCGTACTTGAAATATCGACCGGCACATTTACCTATTGCAACGCTGGCCACCCGCATCCGTACCTCCTCCGGCGTGATGGCGCTGTAGAGGAGCTGCAACATTCACACGGAATCCCGGTAGGTGTGATGCCTCGTCAGACATTTGATGAAACGAAGATGGTTTTCAAGCCGGGCGAAATGCTGATTACTTATACCGATGGAGTAACCGAAGAGCAAAACGAGAGCGGTAAGATGTTCGGTCAGGATCGGCTTCGCTATGAAATTGCCCAGGTGGGACAGGTTGAACCGGAAGCCATGGTGGAACGCATTTTGGATTCGTTGTTGAATTTCCGTGGCCGCCTCGAGCAACGTGACGATACCACGTTGTTTGCTGTTAAGTACTTCGGAAATATCGGGCAGGATGAGTAA